A single region of the Enterococcus mundtii genome encodes:
- a CDS encoding glucose-6-phosphate isomerase, whose translation MAHIHFDYSKVAPFVNEHELGYMQSQVTAADKLLREGTGAGSDFRGWIDLPTNYDKEEFARIKAAAKKIQSDSEVLVVIGIGGSYLGARAAIDFLQHTFYNLLGSDKRQTPQIFFAGNSISSTYLADLIEVIGDRDFSVNVISKSGTTTEPAIAFRVFKELLVKKYGQEEANKRIYATTDKAKGAVKVEADVEGWETFVIPDDVGGRFSVLTAVGLLPIAASGADIDALMQGAADASKAYSSDKLEENEAYQYAAMRNILYRKGKVTELLINYEPGMQYFSEWWKQLFGESEGKDQKGIYPSSANFSTDLHSLGQYIQEGRRNIFETIVKVEKPRKSITIPEQAEDLDGLGYLQGKEIDFVNTKAFEGTLLAHTDGDVPNLLVKIPTMDAYTLGYTMYFFEIAVGISGYLNGINPFDQPGVEAYKKNMFALLGKPGFEDLAKELNERL comes from the coding sequence ATGGCACACATTCATTTTGACTATTCAAAAGTTGCACCATTTGTCAATGAACATGAGTTAGGCTATATGCAGAGTCAAGTTACTGCTGCAGACAAATTATTACGAGAAGGAACTGGCGCAGGTAGCGATTTCCGAGGATGGATCGACCTACCTACGAACTACGACAAAGAAGAATTTGCTCGTATCAAAGCTGCTGCTAAGAAAATCCAATCTGATTCTGAAGTCCTTGTGGTCATCGGTATCGGTGGTTCTTATTTAGGTGCTCGTGCAGCAATCGATTTCTTACAACATACCTTCTACAACTTGTTGGGAAGCGACAAACGCCAAACACCACAAATTTTCTTCGCTGGAAACTCAATCAGCTCAACTTATCTTGCTGACTTGATCGAAGTGATCGGCGACCGTGACTTCTCAGTAAATGTCATTTCAAAATCAGGAACAACGACTGAGCCAGCCATTGCATTCCGTGTATTCAAAGAATTACTTGTTAAAAAATATGGTCAAGAAGAAGCAAACAAACGCATCTACGCTACAACAGACAAAGCAAAAGGGGCTGTTAAAGTAGAAGCAGACGTAGAAGGATGGGAAACATTTGTGATTCCTGATGACGTCGGTGGACGTTTCTCTGTATTGACAGCAGTTGGTTTGCTACCGATCGCCGCAAGCGGAGCAGATATCGATGCCTTGATGCAAGGTGCTGCCGATGCAAGCAAAGCTTATTCAAGCGACAAACTTGAAGAAAACGAAGCTTACCAATATGCAGCAATGCGTAATATTCTTTACCGTAAAGGCAAAGTTACTGAATTGTTGATCAACTACGAACCAGGAATGCAATACTTCTCTGAGTGGTGGAAACAATTATTCGGCGAATCAGAAGGTAAAGACCAAAAAGGAATCTACCCTTCAAGTGCAAACTTCTCAACAGACTTGCACTCACTTGGACAATACATCCAAGAAGGACGTCGCAATATCTTCGAAACAATCGTAAAAGTTGAAAAACCACGTAAATCAATTACAATTCCTGAACAAGCAGAAGACTTGGACGGACTTGGTTATTTACAAGGAAAAGAAATTGACTTTGTAAATACAAAAGCTTTTGAAGGTACATTATTAGCTCATACAGACGGCGATGTACCAAACCTATTAGTTAAAATCCCTACAATGGATGCTTACACATTAGGTTACACAATGTACTTCTTTGAAATTGCTGTCGGCATTTCAGGTTACTTGAATGGCATCAACCCATTCGACCAACCAGGAGTAGAAGCTTACAAGAAAAACATGTTTGCTTTACTAGGCAAACCAGGGTTTGAAGACCTTGCGAAAGAATTGAACGAACGCCTGTAA
- the gdhA gene encoding NADP-specific glutamate dehydrogenase — MSNAKEYVQAIQEKLHQKDDDQIEFLQAVDEFMPTVIQFLEKNPEYIEKNILGILVEPERVIQFRVPWQDDQGNWQVNRGYRIQYNSAIGPYKGGLRFHPSVNLSILKFLAFEQIFKNSLTGLPIGGGKGGSDFDPKGKSDNEIMRFCQSFMLELAKHIGPSIDVPAGDIGVGAREIGYMYGAYKRLKQYDAGVLTGKPLDFWGSKIRTEATGYGLVYYVKHLLNEEQDSFADKTVMVSGSGNVAIYAIEKVHELGGKVVTCSDSGGYIYDPEGIDLDLLKELKEVKRARLTEYVKERSSAEYHANESVWTLKQAADIALPCATQNEIDGQLAEILVENGVKIVAEGANMPSTLDAVSVYEKADIWYCPGKAANAGGVAVSALEMSQNSQRLVWESSQVDAQLDEIMATIYQTCRQTAKEFSNEKNLLLGANVAGFEKVAKVMAMQGLV; from the coding sequence ATGTCAAATGCAAAAGAATACGTACAAGCGATACAAGAAAAACTTCACCAAAAAGATGACGACCAAATCGAGTTTCTGCAAGCGGTCGATGAATTTATGCCTACGGTCATCCAATTTTTAGAAAAAAATCCAGAATACATTGAAAAAAATATTCTAGGGATTTTAGTAGAACCAGAACGAGTGATCCAATTCCGTGTTCCTTGGCAAGATGATCAAGGAAACTGGCAAGTGAATCGTGGGTACCGAATCCAATACAATTCAGCCATCGGACCATATAAAGGTGGCTTACGTTTTCATCCAAGTGTCAATTTGAGTATTTTAAAATTCTTAGCATTTGAACAAATTTTCAAGAACAGCCTGACAGGCCTACCAATCGGTGGCGGTAAAGGCGGAAGTGATTTTGATCCAAAAGGAAAATCGGATAATGAAATCATGCGCTTTTGTCAAAGTTTCATGTTGGAACTGGCAAAACATATCGGACCTTCAATTGATGTACCGGCAGGCGACATCGGTGTAGGTGCTCGTGAGATCGGCTATATGTATGGTGCCTATAAACGACTGAAACAATATGATGCAGGCGTTTTGACAGGGAAACCTTTAGATTTCTGGGGAAGTAAGATCCGAACAGAAGCAACAGGTTATGGCTTAGTTTATTATGTGAAACACTTATTGAACGAAGAACAAGATTCATTTGCTGACAAAACAGTGATGGTTTCAGGTAGTGGGAATGTGGCAATCTATGCAATCGAAAAAGTCCATGAATTAGGAGGGAAAGTGGTTACTTGTTCTGATTCAGGTGGCTATATCTATGACCCAGAAGGTATCGATCTTGATCTATTAAAAGAATTGAAAGAAGTCAAAAGAGCCCGCTTAACAGAATACGTCAAAGAACGCTCATCAGCTGAATACCACGCAAATGAATCGGTTTGGACTTTGAAACAAGCGGCTGATATTGCTTTACCTTGTGCAACGCAAAATGAAATCGACGGACAATTGGCAGAGATCCTTGTAGAAAATGGCGTGAAGATCGTCGCAGAAGGTGCGAACATGCCATCCACATTAGATGCTGTTTCAGTCTATGAAAAAGCAGACATCTGGTATTGTCCAGGAAAAGCTGCCAATGCTGGTGGTGTAGCTGTATCTGCGCTAGAAATGAGCCAAAATTCACAACGATTGGTGTGGGAAAGCAGCCAAGTTGATGCGCAACTTGATGAGATCATGGCAACGATCTATCAAACATGTCGTCAAACTGCCAAAGAATTTAGCAACGAAAAAAATCTTTTGCTTGGTGCCAATGTGGCAGGTTTTGAAAAAGTCGCAAAAGTAATGGCTATGCAAGGTTTAGTCTAA